One window from the genome of Natrinema caseinilyticum encodes:
- a CDS encoding TrmB family transcriptional regulator — protein MMNEFEAVEALRTLGLSNYEAQVFVALQQLGSGTTQEISELSEVPRSQVYGAADDLADKGLLEIVEASPKAYRPVELSTARDLLTKRLERETSRAFDRLESIQGTGTDQPAGQDVSMLRGRQPIDDRITTLVRSADHTVVFVSPTADVMTPEIADALREASTNVATVTVVTADRSLNDLFADDPVSVFVMAEDNPADFAGRALMVDDRTVLLAAERDDAPINEEALWTGDSRIGRILAAFMRSGMNSGRDRQ, from the coding sequence ATGATGAATGAGTTCGAGGCGGTCGAAGCGTTACGGACGCTGGGGCTGTCGAACTACGAGGCGCAGGTGTTCGTTGCCCTCCAACAACTCGGCAGTGGTACTACCCAGGAGATAAGTGAGCTATCGGAGGTTCCCCGGTCACAGGTGTACGGAGCGGCCGACGACCTGGCAGACAAAGGCCTCCTCGAGATCGTGGAAGCATCGCCGAAAGCATACCGACCTGTCGAGCTATCGACCGCGCGTGACCTCCTGACCAAACGCCTCGAACGAGAGACTTCAAGAGCGTTCGACCGGCTTGAGTCGATCCAAGGAACGGGAACCGACCAACCGGCTGGACAGGACGTCTCGATGCTCCGTGGTCGACAGCCGATCGACGATCGGATCACGACGCTTGTTCGGTCGGCCGATCACACTGTTGTCTTCGTCTCACCGACAGCCGACGTGATGACCCCGGAGATTGCGGACGCCCTCCGAGAGGCAAGCACCAACGTCGCCACCGTTACCGTGGTCACCGCCGATCGATCGCTCAACGATCTGTTCGCCGACGATCCGGTGAGCGTTTTCGTCATGGCGGAAGACAACCCCGCGGATTTCGCCGGTCGGGCCCTGATGGTCGACGACCGCACCGTGCTACTCGCCGCCGAAAGAGATGACGCACCCATCAATGAAGAGGCGCTCTGGACTGGCGACTCGAGAATCGGTCG
- a CDS encoding efflux RND transporter permease subunit, translating to MAGQLSRWYAQKITTHSKLVIVAVLVLTAVVVAGTALGGAGEEDIGGFQVESEETDAQEFVQNNYGGDDGVAAQLVVRNESGDVLTRESLLDGLYLQQEIRETETLNVTLAEPGFVGIENIVATAAVYEDTRQPPTAQPSLSEQIDALESRDNEAVKQLLADVLDPESDTPGQQDPYEFLPRDYEPGSTTASARLTLIAQVDDSGEDAEPQAAYDAQVAIDKIVQDRFDDAFVFGQGIQDDASSRATGDSFAIITPFALVLIVLVLGITYRDLLDILLAFLGIGIVMAWLAGLMGWLAIPMNVILIAVPFLLIGLSIDYALHVVMRYREARDGTLGEKDDERDHDHGEPVNRSIRTSMALGFGSVVLALGAATVTTGVGFLSNVVSPLPAIQDFAILSAGGILATFVAFGVFLPALKIEVDEILENRLGWSRRKPAFGVDSGRANAALERLADLTTRAPIAIVVVALLLSSSGAYGATTIDTEFNQADFLPEDAPDWAQYLPGGLAPDTYTIAEDFQYLSDNFQLRGEGGQSQVLLRGSVSDPAVLRAVDDAGSSVEDSSSIQLRPDGRAAVEGPHTAIRAAAADNESFAEMVDATDTTGDGLPDENVSAVYMALFDADEQAASQVLSRDDDGNVTSARLLVSVRSSESAQAIATDTRAYADRIEGDIAGVNAVATGGTVTTAVIQDALLETLVEAFAVTLIVILLFLTGLFWARYRSLSLGALILAPVVMSLAWLLGAMSLLDIAFNSETAVITSLAIGLGVDYSIHAGERFVDEREKRDTLNTAVTNTITGTGGTLLASAATTAAAFGVLAFALSPPLQRFGIVTGLAILFAFVAVVMILPGLLVLRERVLERWNMRE from the coding sequence ATGGCTGGGCAATTATCCCGGTGGTACGCCCAGAAGATAACCACACACAGCAAACTCGTCATCGTCGCTGTGCTGGTGCTCACGGCTGTCGTCGTGGCAGGAACGGCTCTCGGCGGCGCGGGCGAGGAGGACATAGGCGGGTTCCAAGTCGAGTCTGAAGAGACCGACGCACAAGAATTCGTACAGAACAACTACGGCGGTGACGACGGGGTCGCTGCTCAACTTGTCGTCCGTAACGAGAGCGGCGACGTCCTCACCCGCGAATCACTGCTAGACGGACTGTACCTCCAACAGGAAATACGCGAGACCGAGACGCTGAACGTGACACTGGCTGAACCGGGATTCGTCGGTATTGAGAACATCGTCGCCACGGCGGCTGTCTATGAGGATACCCGACAGCCACCGACTGCCCAACCATCGTTGTCCGAACAGATCGACGCGCTTGAATCACGTGACAACGAGGCAGTCAAACAGCTACTCGCGGACGTTCTTGATCCCGAGAGCGACACGCCTGGCCAGCAGGATCCTTATGAGTTCCTTCCCCGGGACTACGAGCCGGGTTCGACGACGGCGTCGGCACGATTGACACTCATCGCACAGGTCGACGACAGCGGTGAGGATGCGGAGCCACAGGCCGCTTACGACGCTCAGGTGGCCATCGACAAAATTGTTCAGGATCGGTTCGACGACGCGTTCGTGTTCGGACAAGGGATTCAGGACGACGCCTCATCACGAGCAACGGGGGACAGCTTTGCGATCATTACGCCGTTCGCGCTTGTTCTCATCGTTCTCGTCCTCGGGATTACGTATCGTGACCTCCTGGACATCTTGCTCGCATTCTTGGGGATCGGAATCGTGATGGCGTGGCTCGCGGGCCTCATGGGCTGGCTCGCAATCCCGATGAACGTCATCCTCATCGCTGTACCCTTCCTGCTCATCGGACTGAGTATCGACTACGCGCTCCACGTCGTGATGCGGTATCGAGAGGCCCGCGATGGAACACTTGGCGAGAAAGACGATGAACGTGACCATGACCATGGGGAACCAGTAAACCGATCGATCCGAACCTCGATGGCGCTTGGATTCGGGAGCGTCGTACTGGCTCTTGGCGCTGCGACTGTCACGACCGGAGTCGGTTTCCTCTCGAACGTCGTCAGTCCGCTTCCGGCGATTCAGGACTTCGCTATCCTCAGTGCAGGCGGCATCCTCGCCACGTTCGTCGCGTTCGGTGTCTTCCTCCCGGCGCTGAAAATAGAGGTCGATGAAATTCTCGAGAATCGACTCGGCTGGAGCCGTCGGAAACCCGCCTTCGGTGTCGATAGCGGCCGTGCGAATGCGGCTCTCGAACGGTTGGCCGATCTCACTACCCGCGCCCCAATCGCTATCGTTGTCGTCGCGCTCTTGCTGTCGTCGTCAGGTGCCTATGGCGCGACAACCATCGACACAGAGTTCAACCAGGCCGACTTCCTCCCGGAGGACGCTCCCGACTGGGCACAGTACCTGCCGGGCGGGCTAGCACCAGACACCTACACTATCGCTGAGGATTTCCAGTATCTCAGCGACAATTTCCAGCTACGAGGTGAGGGCGGGCAATCGCAAGTTCTGTTACGCGGAAGCGTTTCGGACCCGGCGGTTCTCAGGGCCGTCGACGACGCGGGTAGCAGCGTCGAAGACAGCAGTTCTATCCAGCTTCGTCCCGACGGGCGGGCGGCTGTCGAGGGGCCGCATACGGCGATCCGCGCCGCCGCAGCCGACAACGAATCGTTTGCGGAAATGGTCGATGCGACCGACACGACCGGCGATGGATTGCCCGACGAAAATGTCTCGGCGGTGTACATGGCACTGTTCGATGCTGACGAGCAGGCTGCCAGCCAAGTCCTTAGCCGCGACGATGACGGGAATGTCACTTCGGCACGGCTACTGGTTTCCGTCAGAAGTAGCGAATCGGCACAGGCGATTGCTACTGACACGAGGGCGTATGCCGACCGGATCGAAGGTGACATAGCCGGTGTCAATGCAGTTGCAACGGGCGGAACAGTCACGACCGCTGTCATCCAGGATGCACTGCTTGAAACGCTAGTCGAGGCGTTTGCGGTAACGCTGATCGTCATCCTCTTGTTCCTAACCGGACTGTTCTGGGCACGCTACCGGTCACTGTCGCTCGGGGCGCTGATACTCGCGCCGGTCGTGATGTCGCTTGCGTGGCTGTTGGGCGCGATGTCGCTTCTCGACATCGCGTTTAACAGCGAGACAGCCGTCATCACCAGTCTAGCCATCGGTCTCGGCGTCGACTACAGCATCCACGCCGGCGAGCGGTTCGTCGACGAGCGCGAGAAACGTGACACGCTCAACACTGCCGTTACCAATACGATCACCGGAACTGGTGGCACGCTGCTTGCCAGTGCCGCCACGACAGCCGCCGCCTTCGGCGTCCTCGCGTTCGCGCTTTCTCCCCCACTCCAGCGGTTCGGTATTGTGACCGGGCTGGCGATTCTATTCGCTTTCGTGGCTGTCGTTATGATCCTGCCAGGTCTACTCGTCCTTCGAGAACGAGTGCTTGAACGCTGGAATATGCGAGAGTAG
- a CDS encoding lysylphosphatidylglycerol synthase transmembrane domain-containing protein, producing MAAVGIRWTTVTIGFVVAIGLLLLILSVVGIQETVTEITTANRFILASLFGVVILWLVAWSQTLSIVLSILDIEHNQIDCLLLFGDILLANSIAPSTYLGGEPLAAYLLTSHAKIDYESSFATVSSVDLLNYAPMVPLAGVGILYFTVTAAIGRRIELALAAVFTVFLLFVSGAVYGWRRRRRVVDGVAVFLGGLSAKMSSIVPGVHVVSPESLRRHLNVFVDEVEQVTADRRNLKRGLAYSASGWLLLSTTLWLTLYAVGFTVPPEIVLFVVPLGGITNVLPFPGGLGSVESVFILLLVTTSNIPAPEATAATFLYRAATYWLPLLYGVGTVTLLQPIWRTTRSKVR from the coding sequence ATGGCTGCTGTTGGGATCCGGTGGACCACTGTAACTATCGGGTTCGTCGTCGCCATCGGTTTGTTACTCCTGATTCTCTCCGTGGTTGGCATCCAAGAGACAGTTACGGAGATCACGACTGCGAATCGGTTTATCCTTGCCTCACTTTTTGGGGTTGTAATCCTCTGGCTCGTCGCGTGGTCCCAAACGCTGTCGATCGTGTTATCAATTCTCGATATCGAACACAATCAGATAGATTGCTTGCTCCTATTCGGCGACATTCTATTAGCGAATAGTATTGCTCCGTCGACATACCTCGGTGGTGAGCCACTTGCAGCATACTTGCTAACCAGTCACGCGAAAATCGATTACGAATCTAGCTTTGCAACCGTCTCGAGCGTTGACTTACTTAATTACGCACCGATGGTGCCCCTTGCCGGAGTCGGTATCCTCTACTTCACGGTGACAGCCGCTATCGGCCGGCGTATCGAACTTGCACTTGCAGCTGTCTTCACAGTATTTCTACTGTTCGTCAGCGGAGCAGTGTACGGTTGGCGGCGTCGGAGACGAGTCGTTGATGGTGTTGCGGTGTTTCTTGGTGGTCTTTCAGCCAAAATGAGTTCGATCGTTCCTGGCGTTCACGTAGTGTCTCCTGAAAGCCTCAGGCGACATCTAAACGTGTTCGTTGACGAGGTCGAACAGGTGACTGCCGATCGACGGAACTTGAAGCGTGGACTCGCGTACTCGGCTAGCGGTTGGTTGCTCCTCTCGACTACGCTCTGGCTCACCCTCTACGCCGTCGGTTTCACCGTTCCGCCTGAAATCGTACTGTTTGTCGTACCATTGGGTGGGATAACGAACGTGCTACCCTTCCCTGGTGGTCTAGGAAGTGTCGAATCTGTATTCATTCTCCTTCTCGTTACAACATCGAATATACCGGCCCCAGAAGCAACAGCAGCAACGTTTCTCTATCGAGCGGCGACATACTGGCTCCCGCTCCTGTATGGTGTCGGAACGGTCACCCTATTGCAGCCGATATGGCGCACAACGAGAAGTAAAGTCAGGTAA
- a CDS encoding glycosyltransferase: MTVHVTAFTDTYLPTVNGVTYTIDLWQSRWNDRYGRMDVVYPRSPDRDARGREYPVPSVPVPTYRGHRLGFPVSPSTLPHPDVVHVHSPFTLGLAGLRFATRSAVPVVASYHTVLIDRIEQRFSHPRVVSQFKDVCRKYEQRFYDAVDLVVTPTVAARRYVRDEIDPDTQIEVVSNGIDTATFRPVDSDEFIAKYDIDDQGPLIGYTGRHGPEKFLSELIEAAADLDVTVLLAGDGPCRPQLIERAQDLGCNTLFLGFLSREELPAFYSALDVFVFPGRIETQGLVALEATACGTPVVAAEAGALPITVLDGETGYHYPPGNIRALRKAIRRVLANQERLREFCLRRRETLSVEHSLDRVESLYDNVTAGR, from the coding sequence GTGACCGTACACGTCACCGCGTTCACAGATACGTATCTGCCGACGGTTAATGGCGTGACGTATACGATTGATCTCTGGCAGTCCCGCTGGAACGATCGGTACGGACGAATGGACGTCGTGTATCCACGATCCCCAGATCGTGACGCTCGAGGAAGAGAGTATCCCGTTCCGAGCGTACCAGTTCCGACGTATCGAGGCCACCGGCTTGGGTTTCCAGTATCACCATCCACCTTACCACACCCAGATGTCGTTCACGTTCATTCCCCGTTCACGCTTGGACTAGCTGGACTCAGATTTGCAACTCGAAGCGCGGTCCCGGTCGTTGCATCGTATCACACCGTTCTCATCGATCGGATCGAACAACGGTTTTCACATCCGAGAGTCGTCTCTCAGTTCAAAGATGTGTGTCGCAAATACGAGCAACGCTTCTACGATGCTGTCGACCTCGTCGTGACACCGACGGTAGCAGCTCGGCGGTATGTACGAGATGAGATAGACCCCGACACACAAATCGAGGTCGTCTCGAACGGAATCGACACGGCCACGTTTCGGCCGGTCGACTCAGACGAGTTCATAGCCAAGTACGACATCGATGATCAAGGCCCTCTGATCGGATACACCGGGCGACACGGTCCAGAAAAGTTTCTCTCGGAGCTAATCGAGGCGGCTGCTGACTTGGACGTGACAGTACTGCTCGCGGGTGATGGGCCATGTCGGCCACAGTTGATCGAACGTGCACAGGATCTCGGTTGCAATACGCTGTTTCTCGGGTTTCTCTCCCGCGAAGAACTGCCTGCGTTTTACTCAGCACTCGATGTTTTCGTTTTCCCCGGTCGTATCGAAACGCAGGGACTTGTCGCACTCGAGGCAACTGCCTGTGGAACACCGGTTGTCGCGGCTGAGGCCGGAGCCTTGCCTATTACTGTTCTCGACGGCGAGACCGGCTATCACTACCCACCTGGAAATATTAGAGCGCTCCGAAAGGCAATTCGTCGGGTACTAGCTAATCAAGAGAGGCTCCGTGAGTTCTGTCTGCGCCGACGGGAAACACTCTCCGTCGAGCATTCATTAGACCGAGTCGAATCGCTCTACGATAACGTCACCGCAGGTCGTTGA
- a CDS encoding DedA family protein gives MTPYPLVIFHGSYLTDTVLTFVSTYGFVAVFIYIFLETSLLLHFVPSEVILPVAIALLVTGPVTFVIFVVVATSGAVIGCLVAYYLFGQNAERALRGYGGYVHLGEHDLNRWEQWFTHWGETIVLWGRLLPVVRAFVSVPAGMASMNLRRFVLYSALGSLIFNTGITYLVYMGTQAGTPLQRAIDATIALFSLDLGYLWARPAILALQIVSLCILSGIIWWKRHWIQAHPFSAIEVALRAIRIVGTAVGLLLITAAAATPADAYALIAWIWNDPRFFVQLGASPQTALVLSGLALCGGSLIVYTVGLAVLSSLNHHYK, from the coding sequence GTGACCCCATACCCGTTAGTCATATTTCATGGGAGTTACCTCACGGATACGGTACTTACGTTCGTTTCAACATATGGATTCGTTGCTGTTTTCATCTATATTTTCCTCGAGACATCGCTACTGCTCCACTTCGTACCAAGTGAGGTCATACTCCCGGTGGCCATTGCACTTCTCGTTACCGGCCCAGTCACGTTCGTTATTTTTGTCGTAGTTGCTACTTCTGGCGCAGTGATCGGCTGTCTTGTAGCGTACTACCTGTTTGGACAAAACGCCGAACGTGCGCTTCGTGGGTACGGTGGGTATGTCCATCTCGGTGAGCACGATCTCAACCGTTGGGAACAGTGGTTCACCCACTGGGGTGAAACGATTGTACTTTGGGGACGCCTTCTCCCAGTCGTGCGCGCGTTTGTTTCCGTCCCCGCGGGAATGGCGTCAATGAACCTTCGAAGGTTCGTTCTTTACTCGGCCCTCGGTAGTCTCATATTCAACACGGGTATTACCTACCTTGTCTATATGGGGACACAAGCAGGGACACCCCTGCAACGTGCGATCGATGCGACAATTGCGCTTTTCTCATTAGATTTGGGGTATCTTTGGGCGCGACCAGCGATCTTAGCACTACAGATTGTCAGTCTTTGTATTCTTTCCGGTATTATCTGGTGGAAACGTCACTGGATTCAAGCCCATCCGTTTTCCGCAATAGAAGTGGCATTACGGGCAATTCGAATCGTTGGTACCGCTGTCGGTCTTCTATTAATCACTGCAGCCGCAGCAACGCCGGCAGACGCCTATGCGCTCATCGCATGGATCTGGAACGATCCTCGCTTCTTTGTTCAACTGGGCGCATCGCCACAAACCGCTCTTGTCCTCTCGGGCCTCGCTCTGTGTGGAGGCTCACTCATAGTGTACACAGTCGGGTTGGCTGTGTTGTCGTCACTCAACCATCACTATAAATAA
- a CDS encoding IS630 family transposase (programmed frameshift), with the protein MEGKKPTQRLLAEIAYKNGVTQTELAEWYDVQRRTIYSWLKRLDTDESLEQAVTDAHRSGRKRKLSEKEQQEFEEAVHGSPKEVGVDAPAWTSALVQQYLNETYDVEYSIPSCRRLLKEAGLSYQKPRRTVAEAEADEQETFHEELKKKRREMDATIVCIDQTKKSVQVEPRAAWFPRGARPAVELSGQRDWTCLLGAITEDGDRFFSRFEEYVTAEHAKHFILALCKEFEENLVVVLDGAPYFQASAVTDLAARDDLAFVTLPAYSPELNPVEECWRQLQSALSNRFFDSLSELTTAIDTALDQLSIPKVSNYF; encoded by the exons GTGGAGGGAAAGAAGCCGACACAACGGCTCTTAGCGGAAATAGCGTACAAAAACGGCGTTACACAGACTGAACTCGCCGAGTGGTACGACGTTCAGCGACGCACGATCTATAGCTGGCTCAAGCGACTCGACACCGACGAGTCGCTTGAGCAGGCTGTAACTGATGCTCACCGATCTGGGAGAAAGCGAAAACTCTCAGAAAAAGAGCAACAAGAATTCGAAGAAGCTGTCCACGGCTCGCCCAAAGAAGTCGGGGTTGACGCGCCGGCGTGGACGTCGGCGCTCGTCCAGCAGTACCTCAACGAGACCTACGATGTCGAGTACTCAATCCCGAGTTGCCGGCGGTTGCTCAAAGAGGCGGGATTGAGCTATCAAAAACCACGCCGTACGGTCGCTGAAGCTGAGGCTGACGAACAAGAAACGTTCCACGAAGAACTCA AAAAAAAGCGGCGGGAGATGGACGCCACAATAGTCTGTATTGATCAAACCAAGAAATCCGTGCAAGTTGAGCCGCGTGCCGCGTGGTTTCCGCGCGGCGCGCGGCCAGCCGTCGAATTGTCCGGGCAACGCGACTGGACGTGTCTCTTGGGTGCGATCACCGAGGACGGCGATCGCTTTTTCTCTCGATTCGAAGAGTACGTGACCGCCGAACATGCGAAACATTTCATTCTCGCGTTATGCAAAGAGTTCGAAGAGAACTTGGTCGTCGTGTTGGATGGAGCGCCGTATTTCCAGGCATCGGCCGTCACGGACCTCGCGGCTCGTGACGACCTCGCCTTCGTCACGTTACCAGCGTATTCACCGGAACTCAATCCAGTCGAAGAGTGCTGGAGACAGCTTCAATCAGCTCTTAGCAACCGATTCTTCGACTCACTTTCTGAGCTAACAACAGCGATCGATACCGCTCTTGATCAACTCTCTATTCCCAAAGTGAGCAACTATTTCTAA
- a CDS encoding toxin-antitoxin system TumE family protein: protein MASYTTVEDWQDVEDGYVIDVTIRQTEDKKYPCGWDYSLHHGEVGGDTILRYDNAHEQTKGHERHTRNDVEIIEFPGMLTLYDRFQRETEEMSPVSWDWSE from the coding sequence ATGGCGTCCTACACCACCGTTGAAGATTGGCAGGATGTCGAAGATGGGTACGTCATCGATGTGACCATCCGACAGACGGAGGATAAGAAGTACCCGTGTGGATGGGACTACAGCCTACACCACGGGGAAGTCGGCGGCGACACCATCCTTCGATACGACAACGCCCATGAACAGACGAAAGGCCATGAGCGCCACACCCGAAACGATGTTGAAATCATCGAATTCCCCGGGATGTTGACGCTCTACGATCGCTTTCAACGCGAAACCGAAGAGATGTCGCCTGTCTCATGGGACTGGTCGGAGTAG
- a CDS encoding transcriptional regulator, translating into MPTLKVTVGERNRLNQRTRSRIKAAQEGEDLDDAQPVLNFGSYAELSRLLSPKNLELLEAISKHQPESIREAADLVERDYKQVHRNLSELEDIGVIEFENGGPGQAKKPKLAYDGLEIDIPFAGSNGSVGAAAP; encoded by the coding sequence ATGCCCACGCTCAAAGTCACCGTCGGTGAACGTAATCGCCTCAACCAGCGCACGCGTAGCCGCATCAAGGCTGCCCAAGAGGGTGAAGACCTTGACGATGCCCAGCCGGTGTTGAACTTCGGATCGTATGCAGAACTCAGCCGCCTGCTTAGCCCAAAGAATCTAGAGTTGTTGGAAGCAATCTCCAAACACCAGCCCGAGAGCATCCGCGAAGCCGCTGATCTGGTGGAGCGAGACTACAAACAGGTCCATCGGAACCTTTCCGAACTCGAAGACATCGGCGTCATTGAGTTTGAAAATGGCGGGCCTGGTCAGGCAAAGAAACCGAAACTGGCCTACGACGGTCTTGAAATCGACATCCCGTTCGCAGGATCGAACGGGAGTGTCGGTGCAGCAGCACCCTGA
- a CDS encoding HNH endonuclease, whose protein sequence is MRHDIRQLQDTLLASQFACVPSGQRRTTDDFYPAVKDAHPDLCDDNYRCGEVCSNGNDQPEWKHAVRRVQQQLKRQDGSRISGTESGTWIVEPPGLYLVPVSDEWRPKFKKTVNSPVPTDADTPAAIEPFLPARIWGTTETESPAKQSYIRRLRPTDHLLFYADGDFFAAGQVGHIFESPEVGDWLWNHTESLHVFTVTRYQDWAPSIDDVWDRLDYGKRKVVNGFMRVDDDLVADLRQHFGSLDAALFDTEPVSPASRLESPKRVTTEYDRIQRDTTQVNELKRRYQDRCQVCNARLEQGNGDGYSEVHHIKPLGRPHEGPDAPSNMLVLCPNHHADFDNGMLRVDPNDRSVKHLYDDSVDGRRLDRRPNHEISADFLEYHNTHLYQGSADH, encoded by the coding sequence ATGCGGCATGACATCCGACAGTTGCAGGACACCCTGCTCGCTTCACAGTTTGCGTGCGTCCCATCTGGTCAGCGACGAACCACGGACGACTTCTACCCAGCAGTGAAGGACGCCCACCCGGACCTCTGTGACGATAACTATCGCTGCGGCGAGGTTTGCTCAAACGGCAACGACCAACCAGAGTGGAAACACGCAGTCCGCCGCGTCCAACAACAGCTCAAACGACAGGATGGAAGCCGAATCAGCGGCACCGAATCAGGTACATGGATCGTCGAACCACCAGGCCTCTATCTGGTGCCCGTCTCGGATGAATGGCGACCGAAGTTCAAGAAAACGGTCAACTCACCAGTCCCCACCGATGCAGACACCCCTGCGGCCATCGAACCATTCCTCCCAGCTCGTATCTGGGGGACGACCGAGACCGAAAGTCCGGCAAAGCAGTCCTACATCCGTCGCCTCCGGCCAACCGACCACCTCCTGTTCTACGCTGACGGCGACTTTTTCGCCGCCGGCCAGGTCGGCCACATCTTCGAGAGCCCCGAAGTAGGCGACTGGCTGTGGAACCACACCGAGAGTCTCCACGTCTTTACAGTCACGCGCTATCAGGACTGGGCACCGAGTATCGACGACGTCTGGGACCGACTGGATTACGGGAAACGAAAAGTCGTCAACGGATTCATGCGCGTCGACGACGACCTCGTCGCCGATCTCCGACAGCACTTCGGGTCGCTTGACGCTGCACTCTTTGATACGGAACCGGTCTCACCGGCAAGCCGTCTCGAGTCTCCGAAGAGAGTTACGACCGAGTACGACCGGATACAGCGTGACACAACGCAAGTGAACGAGTTGAAACGGCGCTATCAGGACCGGTGTCAGGTGTGTAACGCTCGGCTTGAGCAAGGAAATGGCGATGGATACTCAGAGGTACACCATATCAAGCCACTTGGACGCCCACATGAGGGTCCGGACGCACCGTCAAACATGCTCGTTCTCTGTCCGAACCACCACGCAGACTTCGACAACGGAATGCTTCGAGTAGACCCGAATGACCGCTCGGTTAAGCACCTGTACGACGATTCAGTTGACGGAAGGCGACTCGACAGACGACCCAACCACGAGATCAGTGCCGACTTTCTCGAGTACCACAATACCCATCTCTACCAAGGGAGTGCTGACCACTGA
- a CDS encoding winged helix-turn-helix domain-containing protein yields MTEFNPAPESDAAQRRWQEGTDTFGRVYDVSLGVTSPTAYTEIAELADCSPNAAKKHLERLTEMGIVRADRDSRPAQYERNDGYLEWQEASQIADELSIDEIIDRVAALEKQLTEYEEQFGTTDPTAVSIVEHDDHEMVHEQMTAVSEWQGIIREIRLYELARQLSQNDGHLIPA; encoded by the coding sequence ATGACTGAGTTCAATCCGGCCCCAGAATCTGACGCTGCTCAGCGGCGGTGGCAAGAGGGTACGGACACGTTTGGTCGTGTTTACGATGTTTCCCTTGGAGTGACATCGCCCACCGCGTACACCGAGATTGCGGAGCTTGCCGATTGCTCTCCGAACGCCGCTAAAAAGCATCTCGAGCGTCTGACCGAGATGGGTATCGTTCGAGCAGACCGTGATAGTCGCCCCGCGCAGTACGAACGAAACGATGGGTATCTCGAGTGGCAGGAGGCCAGCCAAATTGCAGATGAGCTCTCCATCGACGAGATAATCGACCGCGTGGCAGCACTCGAAAAACAGCTCACAGAGTATGAGGAACAGTTCGGAACCACTGACCCGACAGCGGTCTCGATTGTCGAGCATGACGACCACGAGATGGTCCATGAACAGATGACTGCGGTTAGTGAGTGGCAAGGCATTATTCGAGAGATTCGGCTGTATGAGCTTGCTCGACAGCTCTCCCAGAATGATGGGCATCTAATTCCTGCCTGA
- a CDS encoding DNA-binding protein: protein MSSNNSSSKVVTVDEQALKQAGEQAVDEDGFPVVDETPEFEATVEQEVQAKVDANHPDGVVDTSDDRIHGATLEQEERIRAREDELELISAQAELGTQEGRERRTRTIAANQNKARRVEFQKRAASVDPMADPERADPRTELSREQLAAVNKQSMRLAKQLDGWSRAAISRRLSEAVVGGQDLTSAVVNVFEELQTAPGHVIPIGKLEEVSRKEVSIEGRVETLWDPSHPSIAQVGLIADDSGQTRVTIWKSSDAPWIEEDEQVRIHKAARNWHEGRVSLAVTGWSMIHFPERGCWWE from the coding sequence ATGTCTAGTAACAACTCGAGTAGCAAGGTCGTTACGGTCGATGAACAGGCACTCAAACAGGCGGGTGAGCAAGCGGTCGATGAAGACGGTTTCCCGGTCGTCGACGAGACGCCGGAATTCGAGGCAACGGTCGAGCAAGAGGTCCAAGCAAAGGTAGATGCGAACCACCCAGACGGGGTCGTCGATACGAGCGACGACCGGATACACGGAGCCACCCTCGAACAAGAAGAGCGCATTCGAGCACGAGAGGACGAACTCGAACTGATCAGTGCCCAAGCCGAACTGGGAACGCAGGAGGGCCGTGAGAGACGGACGCGAACGATCGCTGCGAACCAGAACAAAGCGCGGCGTGTGGAATTCCAGAAACGGGCGGCGAGCGTGGACCCAATGGCGGATCCGGAGCGGGCAGATCCCCGTACAGAACTCTCTCGAGAGCAGCTGGCGGCCGTGAACAAGCAGTCGATGCGACTCGCAAAGCAGTTGGATGGTTGGTCTCGAGCAGCGATCAGCCGGCGGTTGAGTGAAGCCGTCGTCGGTGGCCAGGACCTGACGAGTGCAGTCGTCAACGTGTTCGAGGAGCTGCAGACGGCACCCGGACACGTCATCCCCATCGGAAAACTCGAGGAGGTCTCTCGGAAGGAGGTGAGCATCGAAGGGCGTGTCGAAACCCTGTGGGATCCCTCGCATCCAAGCATCGCGCAGGTCGGTCTTATCGCAGACGACAGTGGCCAGACACGCGTGACGATCTGGAAGTCATCAGATGCACCGTGGATCGAGGAAGACGAGCAGGTACGCATTCACAAGGCTGCCCGGAACTGGCACGAAGGCCGTGTCTCACTGGCCGTGACCGGGTGGTCGATGATCCACTTCCCGGAGCGCGGCTGCTGGTGGGAATAG